In one Apteryx mantelli isolate bAptMan1 chromosome 9, bAptMan1.hap1, whole genome shotgun sequence genomic region, the following are encoded:
- the DUSP28 gene encoding dual specificity phosphatase 28 — protein sequence MAPPWPVAAGLLLGSAQAARDPALLARRRVTLCINVSRRQPFPGLPRARCMRVPVFDDPAEDLYRYFDRCGDAIEEAVTSGGTCLVYCKNGRSRSAAVCTAYLMRHRNLALQEAFATVKAARPEAEPNPGFWAQLQRYEDDLKMRKQSAEQRT from the exons ATGGCCCCGCCGTGGCCCGTGGCGGCCGGGCTGCTGCTGGGCTCGGCGCAGGCCGCCCGCGACCCAGCGCTGCTGGCGCGCCGGCGAGTCACCCTCTGCATCAACGTGTCCAGGCGGCAGCCCTTCCCGGGCCTGCCGCGCGCCCGCTGCATGCGCGTGCCCGTTTTCGACGATCCCGCCGAAGACCTGTACCGGTACTTCGACCGGTGCGGCGACGCCATCGAGGAAGCGGTGACGAGCGGCGGGACGTGCCTGGTGTACTGCAAGAACGGCCGCAGCCGCTCGGCCGCCGTCTGCACCGCCTATCTCATGCGGCACCGAAACCTCGCGCTCCAGGAGGCCTTTGCG aCTGTGAAGGCTGCCAGACCAGAAGCAGAACCCAACCCAGGATTTTGGGCTCAGCTGCAGAGATACGAAGATGATTTAAAGATGCGAAAGCAGTCTGCTGAGCAAAGGACTTAA